From the Primulina tabacum isolate GXHZ01 chromosome 3, ASM2559414v2, whole genome shotgun sequence genome, one window contains:
- the LOC142539453 gene encoding uncharacterized protein LOC142539453, with translation MDALLPIVGFSVIIGALIAFLIFGNYFRKKKSEIQSIVRPETFNPDLKTKRTVPKKLHQKFRAHSHAADKDANKKHHPLDLNTLKGHGDAVTGLCFSPDARSLATACGDGVVRVFRLDDASSKSFKFLRINLPAGGHPTAVAFSDDASSVVVASQALSGSSLYMYGEEKAKTTDAQRQLTKLPLPEVKWELHKVHENRAILTLIGTKATHGSADGNALITSCSEGTDIKLWHGKTGKLLGTVDTNQLKNTMATTSPNGRFIAAAAFTADVKVWEIVYSKDGSVKEVLKVMQLKGHKSAVTWLCFDPKSEKILTASKDGSMRLWNINVRYHLDEDPKTLKVFPIPLHDVNGTTLPYDRLSLSPDGKILAATHGSTLHWLCAETGQILDTAEKAHDGDISDMSWAPTSIPTENNKQQLVLATAGIDKKVKLWAAPPSPPS, from the exons ATGGATGCACTTCTTCCTATTGTAGGATTCTCGGTGATAATTGGAGCTCTGATCGCATTTTTAATCTTTGGTAATTATTTTCGGAAGAAAAAATCCGAAATTCAGTCAATTGTGAGACCCGAAACGTTCAACCCGGATTTGAAGACGAAGCGAACGGTGCCCAAGAAGTTGCATCAGAAATTCCGTGCGCATTCTCATGCCGCAGATAAG GATGCAAATAAGAAGCATCATCCGCTGGATTTGAATACATTGAAAGGGCATGGTGATGCAGTCACGGGGCTGTGCTTTTCACCTGATGCACGGAGTTTAGCGACTG CTTGTGGAGATGGTGTTGTCAGGGTGTTCAGGCTGGATGATGCTTCAAGCAAAAGTTTCAA GTTTCTGAGAATAAACTTACCTGCTGGAGGTCATCCAACTGCAGTTGCATTTTCTGATGATGCATCCTCTGTGGTAGTGGCTTCCCAAGCACTTTCCGGATCATCTTTGTACATGTATGGAGAAGAAAAGGCAAAAACAACTGATGCACAGAGGCAACTGACAAAACTCCCTCTCCCAGAAGTCAAATGGGAACTTCATAAAGTTCATGAAAATAGGGCCATTCTCACTCTAATTGGAACTAAAGCGACGCATGGAAGCGCTGATGGAAATGCACTTATTACATCGTGTTCTGAAG GCACTGACATAAAACTCTGGCATGGAAAAACCGGGAAGCTATTGGGAACTGTTGATACAAATCAGCTCAAAAATACGATGGCCACTACATCTCCAAATGGGCGGTTCATCGCGGCAGCTGCTTTTACTGCAGATGTGAAG GTTTGGGAAATCGTGTATTCAAAAGATGGTTCAGTCAAAGAGGTTCTGAAAGTTATGCAGCTCAAAGGGCACAAG AGTGCAGTTACCTGGCTTTGCTTCGATCCAAAGTCGGAGAAAATCCTAACAGCGTCTAAGGATGGCTCAATGAGATTATGGAATATCAATG TTCGGTACCATCTAGATGAGGATCCAAAAACTCTAAAGGTGTTTCCAATTCCTCTTCATGATGTAAATGGCACAACTTTGCCCTATGATCGCCTCAGTCTTTCTCCTGACGGAAAAATATTGGCAGCAACTCATGGTTCAACGTTGCATTGGCTATGTGCTGAGACTGGGCAGATTTTAGACACAGCTGAAAAAGCCCATGATG GTGATATTTCAGACATGTCGTGGGCACCCACATCTATTCCAACAG AAAATAATAAGCAGCAGCTGGTTCTAGCTACGGCCGGCATTGACAAGAAAGTGAAGTTGTGGGCAGCCCCACCTTCTCCTCCCTCTTGA
- the LOC142539452 gene encoding actin-related protein 2/3 complex subunit 5A, translating into MAEFVEADNTEAIITRIEHKSRKIESLLKQYKPVEALKTALEGSPPKTKDERCKAANWIVVHRAIMAIKDVDNLFSSLDPEYYDILMKYLYRGLSTGDRPTCDQCLRIHEKLTERAGLGCILRSLADKVNTV; encoded by the exons ATGGCGGAATTTGTGGAAGCAGATAACACGGAAGCCATCATCACCAGAATCGAGCACAAGTCTCGCAAAATCGAAAGCTTACTCAAACA GTATAAACCAGTGGAAGCTTTGAAGACAGCTCTCGAAGGGTCTCCTCCCAAGACCAAGGACGAGCGTTGTAAGG CTGCAAATTGGATAGTGGTGCATCGGGCGATAATGGCAATAAAAGATGTGGATAACTTGTTCTCTTCTCTCGATCCCGAGTACTATGACATTCTAATGAA ATATTTATATCGAGGTTTGTCCACCGGAGATCGACCCACCTGCGATCAATGCTTAAGAATTCATGAAAAACTGACGGAGAGAGCTGGTTTGGGATGCATTTTGCGATCTCTCGCTGACAAAGTAAACACTGTTTAG
- the LOC142538847 gene encoding putative protein cornichon homolog 2 isoform X2 has product MRKHKRKSSERSWSEGNGASVCMLMCLTDLEFDYINPYDSASRINWVVWPEFIAEGVLCFVHLTAGHWIMFLMCLPYLYYNIKVYSQRRHLVDVTEIFNQLHWAKKIRLYKLIYLVILLALSIFWMIWTIVEE; this is encoded by the exons ATGAGAAAGCACAAACGAAAAAGTAGCGAGAGGAGTTGGAGCGAAGGCAATGGTGCATCTGTTTGCATG CTAATGTGCTTGACCGATTTAGAGTTTGATTACATCAACCCATATGACTCAGCATCAAGAATAAATTGGGTTGTATGGCCTGAGTTCATTGCTGAAGGAGTTCTATGCTTTGTCCATCTTACCGCCGGACATTGGATTATGTTCTTGATGTGTCTCCCATATTTATATTACAATATAAAAGT ATATTCTCAGCGGCGGCACTTGGTAGATGTAACTGAGATCTTCAACCAGCTTCATTGGGCGAAGAAGATAAGATTGTACAAGCTCATAtatctggtcatccttcttgcTTTATCAATATTCTG GATGATTTGGACCATTGTGGAAGAATGA
- the LOC142538847 gene encoding protein cornichon homolog 4-like isoform X1 encodes MVHLFAWLFAFFLLIIILALILYQLMCLTDLEFDYINPYDSASRINWVVWPEFIAEGVLCFVHLTAGHWIMFLMCLPYLYYNIKVYSQRRHLVDVTEIFNQLHWAKKIRLYKLIYLVILLALSIFWMIWTIVEE; translated from the exons ATGGTGCATCTGTTTGCATGGTTATTTGCCTTTTTCTTACTCATAATCATTCTAGCCCTTATTCTTTACCAG CTAATGTGCTTGACCGATTTAGAGTTTGATTACATCAACCCATATGACTCAGCATCAAGAATAAATTGGGTTGTATGGCCTGAGTTCATTGCTGAAGGAGTTCTATGCTTTGTCCATCTTACCGCCGGACATTGGATTATGTTCTTGATGTGTCTCCCATATTTATATTACAATATAAAAGT ATATTCTCAGCGGCGGCACTTGGTAGATGTAACTGAGATCTTCAACCAGCTTCATTGGGCGAAGAAGATAAGATTGTACAAGCTCATAtatctggtcatccttcttgcTTTATCAATATTCTG GATGATTTGGACCATTGTGGAAGAATGA
- the LOC142539451 gene encoding LOW QUALITY PROTEIN: transcription termination factor MTEF18, mitochondrial (The sequence of the model RefSeq protein was modified relative to this genomic sequence to represent the inferred CDS: inserted 2 bases in 1 codon), which produces MLLRLATATIAATTTVISVFTITVSRHFSTTSTLPKPFSNFPWRHRSKVIREAQTALIDYLHTTRSMPFAYAENIATSSPHSLCKIVSKIPFSPSTFSKTFQRFLRYHPVNELDLFLESIGLNVDENGNPLSCMLAKNFFLSDCKQFDSACALAGIGFPWCKLGLLCREECLIFDFDKCVLKRRFNDIKDGYGLSSVNVIGICLVWPRVLSGEMDDLLEDMKIAFVDYGLADSVEDTVDAMLEVCRKIRVIYDLGCEFGNVGELIGKSKGVLVDYSEEALVRKIEYFCKLNVRKNEIGLFLLSRSEIFGFDMEKRVISVKGFLEHFGLRGKDLTSLEQKCPHVFGRNKIANLPNVMRSLDLGEWFFEKMKNGDHSLFGTYTLRHSEEGLDEIYENNLIKIQAKRTHFHSMGKLNFLHSIGFGENKFAVKAFVQLNSSGSQLQQRFNYLLDCGIEYSSLCAMVKHANILNQQETVLKQKLDFLCRDMGSSFQYLDVFPGYLCYDLEKRIRPRYELHKWLVEEGFCEKDYSISTIVATSEKTFHARISRIXAATKFLKSSLIRDCKQPASGIQSLKAAVLMTYCCQGHNFVHIAWSISNHGRASTVGSQLS; this is translated from the exons ATGCTCCTCCGGCTCGCTACCGCCACCATCGCCGCCACGACCACCGTTATCTCCGTCTTCACCATTACAGTGTCTCGCCACTTCTCCACCACCTCGACGCTGCCGAAACCCTTCTCAAATTTCCCATGGAGGCACAGGTCTAAAGTCATTCGAGAAGCACAAACAGCCCTCATCGACTACCTGCACACAACTCGCTCCATGCCCTTCGCCTACGCGGAGAATATAGCCACTAGTTCCCCTCATTCTCTCTGTAAAATTGTCTCCAAAATTCCCTTTTCACCTTCTACTTTCTCCAAGACATTTCAGCGTTTCCTCAGGTACCATCCCGTTAATGAGCTTGATCTTTTCTTGGAAAGTATTGGCTTAAATGTTGATGAAAATGGAAATCCTCTGTCTTGTATGCTTGCTAAGAACTTCTTTCTTTCTGATTGTAAGCAATTTGATTCTGCCTGTGCTCTTGCGGGGATTGGTTTTCCTTGGTGTAAACTTGGTTTGTTGTGTAGAGAGGAATGCTTGATCTTCGATTTCGATAAATGTGTTTTGAAAAGGAGGTTTAATGATATTAAAGATGGTTATGGGCTTAGTAGTGTTAATGTGATTGGTATTTGCTTGGTGTGGCCTCGAGTTTTGTCTGGTGAGATGGATGATTTGTTGGAGGATATGAAAATTGCGTTTGTTGATTACGGTCTAGCTGATTCTGTGGAGGATACTGTGGATGCTATGCTCGAGGTTTGCAGAAAAATTCGGGTGATTTATGACTTGGGTTGTGAATTTGGAAATGTTGGTGAGTTGATAGGGAAGAGTAAAGGGGTTCTTGTTGATTACTCAGAAGAGGCTTTGGTAAGAAAGATAGAATATTTTTGTAAATTGAATGTTAGGAAGAATGAAATTGGGCTCTTTCTTCTCTCTAGAAGTGAAATTTTCGGTTTTGATATGGAGAAACGGGTGATTTCGGTGAAGGGATTTTTGGAGCACTTTGGATTGAGAGGAAAGGATTTGACATCTCTTGAGCAGAAGTGCCCTCATGTTTTTGGTAGGAATAAAATAGCGAATCTGCCCAATGTCATGAGGTCATTAGATCTTGGGGAGTGGTTCTttgagaaaatgaaaaatgggGATCATTCTTTGTTTGGTACCTACACTCTTCGCCATTCGGAAGAGGGCTTGGACGAGATTTATGAAAACAACTTGATAAAAATACAAGCTAAAAGAACGCACTTCCACTCAATGGGTAAGCTGAATTTCCTTCATAGCATAGGGTTTGGAGAGAATAAGTTTGCGGTGAAAGCCTTTGTTCAATTAAACAGCAGCGGCAGCCAACTTCAGCAACGGTTTAATTATCTTCTTGACTGTGGAATCGAATATTCTAGCCTTTGTGCAATGGTGAAGCACGCTAATATTCTTAACCAGCAAGAAACAGTTCTTAAACAAAAGCTTGATTTCCTTTGCAGAGATATGGGATCCTCTTTTCAGTATCTCGATGTTTTCCCGGGATATCTGTGTTACGACTTAGAGAAAAGAATCAGACCGAGATATGAATTACATAAGTGGCTTGTGGAAGAGGGCTTTTGTGAAAAAGATTATTCCATCTCAACCATAGTAGCCACGAGTGAGAAAACATTTCATGCTCGAATTTCTCGTAT TGCAGCGACAAAGTTTCTAAAGAGCTCATTAATCAGAGATTGCAAGCAACCTGCCTCTGGAATTCAGTCCCTTAAAGCCGCTGTCTTGATGACATATTGCTGCCAGGGACACAATTTTGTTCATATTGCTTGGAGTATATCTAACCACGGACGTGCAAGTACAGTTGGAAGCCAACTTAGTTGA